TTTATTGTCAAAAACTCAGGATCAAGAATTATTGTAAAAGTTGTTGGAAATTTTAAAAATTCAATTATTTCCTCCTGGTTAAAATCCTTTTTAATTTTACAGTTAAGGTCTTCAAACTCCCGTGAAATAAGCTTTCTAATATGAGGACTTTTATCTGTTACTATTATTGTTTCCATTTTCCCACCTTTTATTAAAGGTTCTTTTTTATTAACTAGCAAAACTTGTGCCTTTATATTTTTTGTTAATATTCCTAGTAAAAACAGTCGGTTGTTTTTTGTAAGTTTAAAGGCATGTATTTTGCTCGGATAACAAATAGCAGCTTTTTGGTAGAGGCTGTTTTTTAGATATGGAGGGTTTTATGAGAAAAGATAAATTTAAAGGTTTGATTTTAATTTTTATAGTGGTTTTTCTTTTTGCTTATCCTGGGTTTTGCTTTGAAGATATTCCAGAAAATATTGGCTTTGAGTCAAAAAATATTTTTTATCCTGTTGTATTAAGTGTGTTTGCAGGTTTTGTCTTTTTTCTCATGGGGATGGATTCCATGACTCTTGCCTTGAAAAATTTTGCAGGAACAAGTTTTGGGAAAAGAATTAAAAATATTACAGGAAACAGAATAAAAGGATTTTTTACAGGAATATTTTTAAGTGCATTGTTCCAGTCCAATTCTGCAGCCACAGTAATGGTTGTTGGTTTTGTTCAGGCAGGTCTTGTCAGGTTTTCTTCCAGCCTTGCCATTATTCTTGGTGCAAATGTCGGAGCAACTCTTACAACCCAGATAATTGCCTTTAGCATTTTTCAATATTCAGTTTTTTTTGTGGGTGGAGGGTTTTTTTTAAAAATATTTTCCAAAAAGGCGGTTTTTAAAAATATTGGAAATACTCTTATTGGTTTTGGTCTTCTTTTTTATGGGATGGATCTTATGTCCCAGGCTGTTCTTCCTTTAAAAGAAAGTCCTGAAGCAGTAGTTTTTTTGCAAAAATTTTCACCTCCTTTTTATTCCCTTTTAGTTGGTGTTCTTTTTACCGCTGTAATCCAGAGCAGCGCTGCATCAACCGGTATTGCAATGGTAATGGCTGAAGGAGGTCTAATCTCTGTTACCTCTGCTGTGTCTGTGATGATAGGTGCCAATATAGGAACCTGTGTTACAGCACTTCTTGCCTGTATTGGAGCTTCAAGAGAAGCAAAAAGAACAGCTTTAGCACATTTGTTTTTCAAGACATGTGGTGCTGTGGTGTTTTTTTCAATGATTCATTCTTTTACATTTTTTTCTGAATATATAACTTCTTTTTTTAGTGAGTCCCCCTCAAGAATAATTGCAAATGCACATACTCTCTATAATATTGGAATAGCTTTAATTTTTCTTCCTTTCTGCGGAATTATAAGTGTTTTTCTTATGAGAATTTTTCCTGATAAAAAATCTGATTATGAAATTGTTTTTGAATCGGTTCTTGATACTGATAATCTTCCTCCCCCAGAAGCTGCCCTTGACCTTGTAAAAAATGAAATTTCAAAAATTATTGGAATTTTAAATGAAATGGTTATTGCAGGTTCTC
The window above is part of the Desulforegulaceae bacterium genome. Proteins encoded here:
- a CDS encoding Na/Pi cotransporter family protein is translated as MRKDKFKGLILIFIVVFLFAYPGFCFEDIPENIGFESKNIFYPVVLSVFAGFVFFLMGMDSMTLALKNFAGTSFGKRIKNITGNRIKGFFTGIFLSALFQSNSAATVMVVGFVQAGLVRFSSSLAIILGANVGATLTTQIIAFSIFQYSVFFVGGGFFLKIFSKKAVFKNIGNTLIGFGLLFYGMDLMSQAVLPLKESPEAVVFLQKFSPPFYSLLVGVLFTAVIQSSAASTGIAMVMAEGGLISVTSAVSVMIGANIGTCVTALLACIGASREAKRTALAHLFFKTCGAVVFFSMIHSFTFFSEYITSFFSESPSRIIANAHTLYNIGIALIFLPFCGIISVFLMRIFPDKKSDYEIVFESVLDTDNLPPPEAALDLVKNEISKIIGILNEMVIAGSLLFIKEKPPQDKRFFSKNVLEGISIRGDEIRFLEEKISSYLFRIVRNDIPRNKVAKAYAYISISKDLESIGSTISQTLPRLYETRKNIKTYFSEAGFKELSEFQLKTLKQISRLKSVFDESDVDAVVKVMKKEQAYLDLHMKYRVSHFARISQLRKESVETHKLHMGLMDLMISLIAYSGNIAKTYFEMSGIKGD